The Euwallacea similis isolate ESF13 chromosome 7, ESF131.1, whole genome shotgun sequence genome has a window encoding:
- the S6k gene encoding ribosomal protein S6 kinase beta-2 translates to MATVFDIELHDVETVELSSDSDNEIEITEGAINENPNPNEVIDLTDGDFDTLEINEASVNPTQERMSPKDFDLLKVLGKGGYGKVFQCRKRTGTDSGKIFAMKVLRKASIVRNQKDVSHTKAERNILESVMHPFIVQLNYAFQTGGKLYLVLEYLNGGELFTHLENEGIFMEDCSAFYLAEIILALEHLHSLGIIYRDLKPENILLDHEGHVKLTDFGLSKEHIQDNTRTLTFCGTIEYMAPEIILRQGHGKSADWWSLGALLYDMTTGAPPFHGGSRKATIELILRGKLTFPQYMTTDMKDILRRLLKKKPQDRLGAPPDDAKAIKKHLFFKHINWEDVLNKRIEPPYKPCVSSEDDVSQFDPKFTKQTPVDSPVDSFLSESVNMIFEGFTYVAPSILEDMYKPLVSKSRSPRKLLGSSYRQHPFGFNMPNLPSTSTHHNHHTGVPTFLDTTFENPSGGPHQHSSAMGGSALRTQFGIPIVRRSNYPHQNNCPEMMEVSSGGGGGGMSHV, encoded by the exons ATGGCCACTGTATTTGATATCGAGCTGCACGACGTTGAAACAGTGGAATTGTCTTCCGATTCAGACAATGAGATCGAGATCACGGAG ggGGCCATTAATGAGAACCCTAATCCTAATGAAGTTATTGA TTTAACCGATGGGGATTTCGACACCCTGGAAATAAACGAGGCCAGCGTCAACCCCACACAAGAACGAATGTCGCCTAAAGACTTCGATCTACTTAAGGTGTTGGGGAAAGGCGGCTATGGCAAGGTTTTTCAGTGCCGAAAGCGCACTGGTACCGATTCCGGAAAGATTTTCGCTATGAAGGTGCTGCGAAAAGCGTCCATAGTTAGAAATCAAAAGGATGTGTCCCATACTAAGGCCGaaaggaatattttagaaaGCGTTATG CATCCATTCATCGTGCAACTAAACTACGCCTTCCAAACGGGGGGAAAATTGTACCTAGTTCTTGAGTACCTGAACGGGGGCGAACTGTTCACGCATTTAGAAAACGAGGGCATTTTCATGGAAGACTGTTCCGC CTTTTACTTAGCTGAAATCATCCTCGCTCTAGAACATTTGCACAGCTTAGGAATTATCTACCGGGACCTGAAACCCGAAAACATTTTACTGGACCACGAGGGTCACGTGAAACTGACGGATTTCGGCCTATCAAAGGAGCACATACAGGACAATACTAGGACATTAACGTTCTGCGGCACCATCGAGTATAT ggccccagaaattattttacgGCAAGGACATGGGAAATCGGCAGATTGGTGGTCGTTAGGAGCATTGCTGTATGACATGACAACAGGGGCG CCTCCGTTTCACGGCGGCAGTCGCAAGGCCACCATTGAGCTAATCTTACGTGGCAAATTGACCTTTCCGCAATACATGACCACCGATATGAAAGACATTTTGAGGCGACTGTTGAAGAAAAAACCACAAGATCGATTGGGGGCTCCGCCGGACGACGCTAAAGCCATAAAAAAACACCTCTTTTTCAAACACATCAACTGGGAAGATGTCTTAAATAAGAGGATAGAACCGCCGTATAAGCCTTGTGTG TCAAGTGAAGATGACGTCTCTCAGTTCGATCCCAAGTTTACCAAACAGACTCCAGTGGATTCACCTGTAGATTCATTTTTAAGTGAAAGTGTCAATATGATTTTTGAG GGCTTCACGTACGTGGCTCCCTCAATATTAGAAGACATGTACAAACCACTAGTATCAAAGTCGCGCTCACCCCGTAAGTTGTTGGGGTCCTCCTACCGCCAACACCCGTTTGGGTTCAACATGCCCAATCTGCCTTCCACCTCCACCCACCATAATCACCACACCGGCGTGCCTACATTCTTGGACACCACTTTCGAGAATCCTTCAG GTGGACCCCATCAACACAGTTCTGCCATGGGGGGTTCAGCACTAAGGACGCAATTCGGCATCCCAATAGTGCGGCGATCAAATTATCCTCACCAAAATAACTGCCCCGAAATGATGGAGGTGAGCAGTGGGGGCGGGGGCGGCGGCATGTCGCACGTATAG
- the Cox10 gene encoding protoheme IX farnesyltransferase, mitochondrial isoform X1, whose protein sequence is MSKLFQVHLRICRNNFTSLHTIKNYLFKKQHVNLFIPASSYVNQSKQNAAVETVNLTQSLPKTKLKVEPAWKQTPSADSSNILQEYLKLSKIRLTTLVVVTTMAGYAVAPAPFEWMTFVLSITGTGLLSGAANAINQFHEVPFDAQMNRTKQRVLVCGRLTPLHSIMFAGGASLTGLGILYFGVNSLTATLGVMNLLLYTSIYTPLKRVSILNTWVGSIVGAIPPLMGWAACANSLGPGAFLMAALLYSWQFPHFNALSWNLRPDYSRAGYRMMAVTDPALCRRVALRHTVALQVFSMAAPILETTNWWFLVGATPLNLYFIYLAYQFYKDSSSATSRRLFRYSLIHLPILMVLFLLNKKKWFVFEDKTKTSDDAQTSDNNSDVQNV, encoded by the exons ATGTCAAAACTATTCCAGGTCCATTTGCGAATATGTAGGAACAATTTCACTTCCTTACACacaattaaaaactatttgtttaaaaaa CAGCATGTTAACCTTTTTATACCAGCCAGCAGTTACGTGAACCAATCAAAGCAGAATGCGGCTGTTGAAACTGTAAATTTAACTCAGTCACTCCcaaaaacaaagttaaaaGTTGAGCCGGCATGGAAACAGACACCTTCAGCCGACAGTTCAAATATACTTCAGgagtatttaaaattgtctaaaatAAGGCTTACAA CATTGGTAGTTGTAACAACTATGGCAGGTTATGCTGTTGCACCTGCCCCGTTTGAATGGATGACTTTTGTCTTAAGCATAACTGGAACAGGGTTACTGTCAGGGGCTGCAAATGCCATTAACCAATTTCATGAAGTTCCCTTTGATGCTCAAATGAACAGGACTAAACAGAGGGTTTTGGTTTGTGGTAGACTGAC ACCTCTGCATTCAATAATGTTTGCTGGTGGAGCAAGTCTTACTGGACTTGGAATTCTCTATTTTGGAGTCAATAGTCTGACTGCAACATTGGGAGTCATGAATTTGCTGTTGTATACCTCAATTTACACTCCATTAAAACGGGTTAGCATTTTGAATACTTGGGTAGGATCTATTG TGGGCGCAATTCCTCCGTTAATGGGTTGGGCAGCCTGCGCCAACTCATTGGGCCCCGGAGCTTTCTTAATGGCCGCCCTATTGTACAGCTGGCAATTTCCCCACTTCAACGCCTTGTCGTGGAACCTGCGCCCGGATTATTCCAGAGCAGGGTATCGCATGATGGCGGTTACCGATCCGGCCCTCTGCAGGAGAGTGGCGCTTCGGCATACTGTGGCCCTTCAGGTGTTTAGTATGGCTGCTCCAATACTGGAAACCACGAATTGGTGGTTCTTGGTGGGGGCAACGCcacttaatttatattttatttatttag CTTATCAATTTTACAAGGATTCATCGAGTGCTACATCGCGCAGGCTCTTCAGGTACTCATTGATCCATTTACCAATTTTAATGGTACTTTTTCTgttaaacaagaaaaagtggTTCGTTTTTGAGGATAAAACCAAAACTAGTGACGATGCGCAAACAAGTGATAATAACAGTGATGTacaaaatgtgtaa
- the Cox10 gene encoding protoheme IX farnesyltransferase, mitochondrial isoform X2, producing MSKLFQVHLRICRNNFTSLHTIKNYLFKKHVNLFIPASSYVNQSKQNAAVETVNLTQSLPKTKLKVEPAWKQTPSADSSNILQEYLKLSKIRLTTLVVVTTMAGYAVAPAPFEWMTFVLSITGTGLLSGAANAINQFHEVPFDAQMNRTKQRVLVCGRLTPLHSIMFAGGASLTGLGILYFGVNSLTATLGVMNLLLYTSIYTPLKRVSILNTWVGSIVGAIPPLMGWAACANSLGPGAFLMAALLYSWQFPHFNALSWNLRPDYSRAGYRMMAVTDPALCRRVALRHTVALQVFSMAAPILETTNWWFLVGATPLNLYFIYLAYQFYKDSSSATSRRLFRYSLIHLPILMVLFLLNKKKWFVFEDKTKTSDDAQTSDNNSDVQNV from the exons ATGTCAAAACTATTCCAGGTCCATTTGCGAATATGTAGGAACAATTTCACTTCCTTACACacaattaaaaactatttgtttaaaaaa CATGTTAACCTTTTTATACCAGCCAGCAGTTACGTGAACCAATCAAAGCAGAATGCGGCTGTTGAAACTGTAAATTTAACTCAGTCACTCCcaaaaacaaagttaaaaGTTGAGCCGGCATGGAAACAGACACCTTCAGCCGACAGTTCAAATATACTTCAGgagtatttaaaattgtctaaaatAAGGCTTACAA CATTGGTAGTTGTAACAACTATGGCAGGTTATGCTGTTGCACCTGCCCCGTTTGAATGGATGACTTTTGTCTTAAGCATAACTGGAACAGGGTTACTGTCAGGGGCTGCAAATGCCATTAACCAATTTCATGAAGTTCCCTTTGATGCTCAAATGAACAGGACTAAACAGAGGGTTTTGGTTTGTGGTAGACTGAC ACCTCTGCATTCAATAATGTTTGCTGGTGGAGCAAGTCTTACTGGACTTGGAATTCTCTATTTTGGAGTCAATAGTCTGACTGCAACATTGGGAGTCATGAATTTGCTGTTGTATACCTCAATTTACACTCCATTAAAACGGGTTAGCATTTTGAATACTTGGGTAGGATCTATTG TGGGCGCAATTCCTCCGTTAATGGGTTGGGCAGCCTGCGCCAACTCATTGGGCCCCGGAGCTTTCTTAATGGCCGCCCTATTGTACAGCTGGCAATTTCCCCACTTCAACGCCTTGTCGTGGAACCTGCGCCCGGATTATTCCAGAGCAGGGTATCGCATGATGGCGGTTACCGATCCGGCCCTCTGCAGGAGAGTGGCGCTTCGGCATACTGTGGCCCTTCAGGTGTTTAGTATGGCTGCTCCAATACTGGAAACCACGAATTGGTGGTTCTTGGTGGGGGCAACGCcacttaatttatattttatttatttag CTTATCAATTTTACAAGGATTCATCGAGTGCTACATCGCGCAGGCTCTTCAGGTACTCATTGATCCATTTACCAATTTTAATGGTACTTTTTCTgttaaacaagaaaaagtggTTCGTTTTTGAGGATAAAACCAAAACTAGTGACGATGCGCAAACAAGTGATAATAACAGTGATGTacaaaatgtgtaa
- the TORIP gene encoding uncharacterized protein TORIP — protein MGIDRPGASSTPTSVRFVKGRKGLRDESSIESPIPHVEKDNQCNYLSYSPHLEGKSLSPSSAPAKIRQRNFPRRNTTDSDSESESNLSDEDSPQISNNSDHLNESNSLQLQKNSSHTKTIPDGTHIKQYIIPTVWITVLVIITLLYSPGILEVFVRFALGNPEPNRTTQEELINKFKHMEGQFTHQEEDFWRRIRLNIEEIRYRHKPSTIIFLYENNHKSESTMKRILNNIKSVAVCHLTDCDKVPIEIQGSALNSLEIIADYGKVISQYRNFLVNSGVMIVEHLEEVPGQVARAFHHFCDENNPLVSNALLLFTVKVDKLPDDEESDSYLKKTLMLLWNDIGRDDKFEPLYARISGTILVVRPE, from the exons ATG gGAATTGACCGGCCTGGAGCGTCGAGCACCCCAACATCTGTGCGTTTTGTGAAGGGAAGAAAGGGTTTGCGTGATGAGAGTTCCATTGAAAGCCCTATACCACATGTAGAAAAGGATAATCAGTGTAACTATTTGAG TTATTCACCACATTTAGAAGGTAAGTCGTTAAGCCCTTCTTCAGCACCAGCCAAAATCAGGCAAAGGAATTTTCCACGTCGTAATACAACAGATAGTGACAGCGAAAGTGAGTCAAATCTCTCAGATGAGGACTCTCCACAGATATCAAATAACTCAGATCATTTGAATGAATCAAACTCATtacaattgcaaaaaaatagttcCCACACGAAGACTATACCCGATGGAACACATATTAAACAATATATTATCC CTACTGTTTGGATCACAGTTTTGGTCATCATAACGCTATTATATTCCCCAGGGATTTTGGAGGTCTTTGTTAGGTTTGCCCTGGGGAATCCAGAACCTAATAGAACTACTCAAGAAGAACtgatcaataaatttaaacacatGGAGGGACAATTTACCCACCAAGAAGAGGACTTTTGGCGAAGGATCCGTCTTAACATAGAAGAAATCCGATATAGGCACAAGCCAAGTACCATCATCTTCCTCTATGAAAATAACCACAAAAGCGAATCCACAATGAAACGCATTTTGAACAACATCAAAAGCGTGGCCGTTTGTCACCTGACCGACTGTGACAAGGTCCCAATCGAAATTCAAGGCTCCGCTTTGAATTCATTGGAAATAATTGCGGATTATGGAAAGGTAATCTCACAGTACAGGAACTTTCTGGTAAATTCGGGAGTAATGATTGTCGAACACTTGGAAGAAGTCCCAGGCCAAGTCGCGCGAGCTTTTCATCATTTTTGCGACGAAAACAATCCGCTGGTTTCAAACGCTCTGCTATTGTTTACGGTGAAGGTGGACAAGTTACCGGACGACGAAGAGTCGGACTCGTACTTGAAGAAAACGCTGATGCTGTTGTGGAATGATATCGGAAGAGATGATAAGTTTGAGCCGTTATATGCCAGGATATCTGGGACAATCCTAGTTGTGCGGCCCGAGTAA